One stretch of Longimicrobiaceae bacterium DNA includes these proteins:
- a CDS encoding carboxypeptidase-like regulatory domain-containing protein, translating into MRRYLWLLVGLATLAGLPSHAIAQSGGTVAGTVVDASSLRPLAGVQIFVVGTQRGSLSDQQGRFSISGVPAGTQQIRA; encoded by the coding sequence ATGAGACGATACCTGTGGTTGTTGGTCGGCCTGGCGACGCTCGCCGGCCTTCCGAGCCACGCAATCGCACAGTCGGGGGGCACCGTCGCCGGCACAGTGGTAGACGCCAGCTCCCTGCGTCCGCTCGCGGGCGTGCAGATCTTCGTGGTCGGCACCCAGCGAGGCAGCCTGAGCGATCAGCAAGGCAGGTTCAGCATTTCCGGAGTGCCGGCCGGCACGCAGCAGATCCGGGC
- the tyrS gene encoding tyrosine--tRNA ligase — translation MSFPPVAEQLEVIRRDAVEVVPEEELVRKLERSYRTGVPLRIKQGFDPTRPDLHLGHAVSIRKLREFQELGHEVIFVVGDYTAMVGDPSGRNELRPRLSAEEVAENARTYADQVFRILDRSRTRVEYNSRWLAPLRLEDILKLTAQYTVARMLEREDFAKRYASGTPISLVEFMYPLLQAYDSVALRADVELGGVDQTFNLLVARAIQERYEQEPQVCLMMPLLRGTDGVQKMSKSYDNYIGITQPPEEQYGRAMSIPDELLDEWYRLASGLRGRELEEALQLVESDPYRAKRQLAALIVRQYHGERAAEEAAARFDLVHRQKGVPDDVPVVEVRADVPDLAVENGRVWLPRLMVFAGLAPSTSQAVRLIEQGAVSIDGAKVSRRDADLQARGEHLLQRGKRHFARVRFVG, via the coding sequence CGAGGTCGTGCCCGAAGAGGAGTTGGTTCGTAAGCTCGAACGCTCTTACAGAACGGGCGTCCCGCTGCGAATCAAGCAGGGGTTCGATCCCACACGTCCGGACCTCCACCTCGGCCATGCCGTTTCCATACGAAAACTACGCGAATTCCAGGAGCTCGGCCACGAAGTGATCTTCGTGGTCGGTGATTATACGGCCATGGTAGGCGACCCGAGCGGTCGCAACGAGCTCCGCCCCCGCCTCAGCGCCGAAGAAGTCGCCGAAAACGCCCGAACCTATGCCGATCAGGTCTTCCGGATCCTCGACCGGAGCCGCACGCGGGTGGAGTACAACTCGCGCTGGCTCGCGCCCCTGCGTCTGGAGGACATTCTCAAGCTGACGGCGCAGTACACGGTGGCGCGGATGCTGGAGCGCGAGGATTTCGCGAAGCGTTATGCCTCCGGAACGCCGATCTCGCTGGTCGAGTTCATGTACCCGCTGCTCCAGGCGTACGACTCGGTCGCGCTGCGGGCAGACGTGGAGTTGGGAGGCGTGGATCAGACCTTCAACCTGCTGGTCGCGCGCGCGATCCAGGAGCGCTACGAGCAGGAACCGCAGGTCTGTTTGATGATGCCTCTTCTGCGCGGCACCGATGGCGTGCAGAAGATGTCGAAGTCGTACGACAATTACATCGGAATCACCCAGCCGCCGGAGGAGCAGTACGGCCGGGCGATGTCGATCCCGGACGAGCTGCTGGACGAATGGTATCGATTGGCGTCCGGGTTGCGGGGACGCGAGCTGGAGGAGGCGTTGCAGCTGGTGGAGAGCGACCCGTACCGAGCGAAGCGACAGCTCGCTGCGCTGATCGTGAGACAGTACCACGGTGAGCGGGCCGCCGAGGAGGCCGCGGCGCGATTCGACCTGGTGCACCGGCAGAAGGGAGTGCCGGACGACGTCCCGGTAGTCGAGGTGAGAGCGGATGTCCCCGATCTTGCGGTGGAAAACGGGCGGGTGTGGCTACCGCGATTGATGGTATTCGCGGGGCTCGCCCCGTCTACCAGCCAGGCTGTGCGACTCATCGAGCAGGGTGCGGTCTCGATCGATGGTGCAAAGGTTTCGCGACGTGATGCCGACCTTCAAGCGAGGGGGGAGCACCTCCTGCAACGAGGGAAGCGTCATTTCGCGCGGGTGAGATTCGTCGGCTGA